One region of Skermanella mucosa genomic DNA includes:
- a CDS encoding HlyD family efflux transporter periplasmic adaptor subunit: MAPAKPPKPPKIQKPAKKRVSPKPAGKGAATRSRDDDRHPLKAATLLFSSPNPLFRAPVYVLFFTLLSMLIYSFFASKDTMVEAPLMLQRQAMVIQAVGGGLVEAVEAGENSTVFAGDPLATIQEKIRAATTPEQEAMQRQIADLQQQEREAAKEYDFRLGQLELDRLNLERRRATEQGAIDNRIRQIEIQLQITQRNRQGIDEDLANARQDLGVRQQLYAMRDIPQVELQRAQTRVSDLQRAQVNAESDIQNVRLALETARGERAQMAQTFSQSRLDNEIENLKSARQRDQALIRDRIDELTNRLLESRTLVPGVRYDGEKALYSSVVDGVVTAVHVQRGTIINPGMPMFTMVRNTAPLEAHVLIKNRDIGRIRRGQRVQIKYFAYPGEDYGVQNGIVADIAAKPDSQPGGQSMYQVKVALERETVTGLNGVTKPLEIGLEGTAEIKTGEKRLIEILFAPASRFFQKEE, from the coding sequence GTGGCACCGGCCAAGCCCCCGAAACCTCCGAAGATCCAGAAGCCCGCCAAGAAGCGGGTCTCACCGAAACCGGCCGGCAAGGGTGCGGCCACGCGGTCGCGGGACGATGACCGGCATCCGCTGAAGGCGGCGACGCTGCTGTTCTCCTCGCCCAACCCGCTGTTCCGCGCCCCGGTCTATGTTCTGTTCTTCACGCTGCTGAGTATGCTGATCTATTCCTTCTTCGCGTCCAAGGACACGATGGTGGAGGCGCCATTGATGCTCCAGCGCCAGGCCATGGTGATTCAGGCCGTCGGCGGCGGCTTGGTGGAGGCGGTGGAGGCGGGCGAGAACTCGACGGTATTCGCCGGCGACCCGCTCGCCACGATCCAGGAGAAGATCCGGGCGGCGACCACGCCCGAGCAGGAGGCGATGCAGCGCCAGATCGCCGATCTGCAGCAGCAGGAACGGGAAGCGGCCAAGGAGTACGATTTCCGCCTTGGTCAGTTGGAGCTGGACCGGTTGAACCTGGAGCGGCGCCGCGCCACCGAGCAGGGGGCGATCGATAACCGCATCCGCCAGATCGAGATCCAGCTTCAGATCACCCAGCGCAATCGCCAGGGCATCGACGAGGATCTGGCGAACGCCCGGCAGGACCTGGGCGTAAGACAGCAGCTCTATGCCATGCGCGATATTCCGCAGGTCGAGCTTCAACGCGCCCAGACCCGGGTCAGCGACCTTCAGCGCGCCCAGGTGAACGCCGAATCCGACATCCAGAACGTCAGGCTGGCGCTGGAGACGGCACGGGGCGAACGGGCCCAGATGGCGCAAACCTTCTCGCAGTCCCGGCTGGACAACGAGATCGAGAACCTGAAGAGCGCCAGGCAGCGCGACCAAGCCCTGATCCGCGACCGTATCGACGAGCTGACCAACCGCCTGCTGGAGTCCCGCACGCTGGTCCCTGGCGTCCGCTACGACGGGGAAAAGGCGCTCTACAGCAGCGTCGTGGACGGCGTCGTCACGGCGGTCCATGTCCAGCGAGGCACGATCATCAATCCCGGCATGCCGATGTTCACCATGGTGCGGAACACGGCGCCGCTGGAAGCCCATGTGCTGATCAAGAACCGCGATATCGGCCGGATCAGGCGCGGCCAGCGGGTGCAGATCAAGTATTTCGCCTATCCGGGCGAGGATTACGGGGTCCAGAACGGCATCGTCGCCGACATCGCGGCCAAGCCGGACAGCCAGCCCGGCGGTCAGTCCATGTACCAGGTCAAGGTGGCCCTGGAGCGCGAGACGGTGACCGGGCTGAACGGCGTTACCAAGCCCCTGGAGATCGGCCTGGAGGGTACGGCGGAGATCAAGACCGGCGAGAAGCGCCTGATCGAGATCCTGTTCGCCCCGGCCTCCCGGTTCTTCCAGAAGGAGGAGTGA
- a CDS encoding peptidylprolyl isomerase, with product MELGTAVTTVKGDPITVADVILHLKAKGTFRTAIYEIIERRVVEYKLEEHGVSLTDAEIEEKVHGRKTMLALWDENAFASYLKHFGLTREQWLDTLAADMRRERLRDLVVTKDLVQNHYRQNSARFTSVSIARIACRTRADADRALAAVGARQADFVELARLYSVDDNTKLSGGYIGNLKRGMLPTEVDERAFACGENEIIGPFSENGLWTIYKVYSRTVTKLNDALTKQIKDHIFEEWLRHQVCVAPA from the coding sequence ATGGAACTTGGCACTGCGGTTACCACCGTCAAAGGCGACCCGATCACGGTCGCCGACGTGATCCTTCACCTCAAGGCCAAGGGGACCTTCCGCACCGCCATCTATGAAATCATCGAACGGCGGGTGGTCGAGTACAAGCTGGAGGAGCATGGCGTAAGCCTGACCGACGCCGAGATCGAGGAGAAGGTCCATGGCCGGAAGACGATGCTGGCGTTGTGGGACGAGAACGCCTTCGCTTCCTATCTCAAGCACTTCGGCCTGACGCGGGAGCAGTGGCTGGACACCCTGGCGGCCGATATGCGGCGCGAGCGGCTGCGCGACCTTGTGGTGACCAAGGACCTGGTTCAGAACCACTACCGACAGAACAGCGCCCGCTTCACGTCGGTCTCGATCGCGCGGATCGCCTGCCGCACCCGGGCCGACGCCGATCGTGCCCTGGCCGCGGTCGGCGCCCGGCAGGCCGACTTCGTGGAACTGGCGAGGCTCTACTCGGTCGATGACAACACGAAGCTGAGCGGCGGCTACATAGGCAACCTCAAGCGCGGCATGCTGCCGACCGAGGTGGACGAACGCGCCTTCGCCTGCGGTGAGAACGAGATCATCGGACCGTTCTCCGAGAACGGTCTCTGGACCATCTACAAGGTCTATTCGCGGACCGTGACCAAGCTGAACGACGCCCTGACGAAGCAGATCAAGGACCACATCTTCGAGGAGTGGCTGCGCCATCAGGTCTGCGTCGCGCCGGCCTGA